In Oncorhynchus kisutch isolate 150728-3 linkage group LG11, Okis_V2, whole genome shotgun sequence, the genomic stretch TTATCAGTTGAATATTATAAAGATGGCAGGGAATGTTAAATTCTTTAGATTTGTCGGTGGTTATGTGTGCGGCGCCGCCGTCACCACTGGATCATGTGTTGCAGTGATGAAACTTTACAAGGATGAGGacacagaggaccagagagagCCCGAGAAAGGTTTGCTTTTAAATTAgtatttagctagctaagttaagTTAGCCGTCACCTGTAATGAAATTAGCCAGTATACACAGATGATACGTAATGATTACCTAATGAACAATTATCATAGCTGATACACAAGTACCCAAATGATTCATATTAAACTTAGCCAGTTCAGAAGCCAACCAAATGTGATAGAATTTTGCAATATTTGTTAGTTCTGCCTATGTAAATAACATCAATTATTTGTTACAGTTCCTCAGGCACAGCAGGAGATAGGGCGGTATGGCTTCCCCTTGACAGGAGCTGAGATACGATACTACGCCAACCACACATTGTCCTACAACCAAGCCATGAAAACACCAAGATGGGTCGCAGAGCACCTGTCACATGAGAAACTATTGGGTAATAATGTTGTAATGATGATCTAATAATGTAGTCATAATATCCCTATGAGCAAAAATGTATTGTGCTCACTGGGATAGTCATAGGCAGCTGTTATACAGACATTGTAGATATAGGCTAATTCTCTTCTTCTTGCTGCCGCAGGGAAAGCCGACAGAAAGCACTGTAAATTCAAGCCAGACCCCAGTATCCCAGAACCCTTCACTGCACACAATGCTGACTACCTGGGCAGTGGCTGGTCCAGGGGCCACATGGCCCCCGCAGGAGACAACAAGACCTCCGAGGTACCCAGCAACATCACACCTATCCAACATATTGGTGACATTTAGTGTCATAGATTGAGCTTGGAGTAATGTCTTGTCCTTAGTTGATGTGGTTTACACCAGTGGTTTGTTAAGACCTTTTCTCATTTTGATGGTATGTGAGGTGAACTGGTCTTACAGAATTCTCTCCTTTCTGTTCCTATTAACAGCAGTCAATGGCTGAAACCTTCTACCTATCCAACATTGTGCCCCAGAACTATGAAAACAATGCTGGATACTGGAACAGGTATATGGGAACCCCCAGTGATATTCATTGCATTTGTTCCACAAGTTAGGTGATACTACTTGGTCctagtactgtatataaatgGAATGACCTATGCTGAAATAAAACTCTCTCTTAATCTAAGCTATTGTACCTTGAAGCCAAACTTGACATATGATCAATGTAATGATCATTTTGAAGTCTGTGATCTGTGTGTTGCCCCAGTATAATatagtgttttgtatttcagacTGGAGATGTACTGCAGGGACCTGGCCAAGCGCTTTGATGACGTGTGGGTCATATCGGGACCTCTGGTCCTTTCTGAAGAGGGGGCTGATGGGAAAAAGACAGTGTCCTACCAGGTAACTGAAGCTGTTAGGCGGACCACACTTTGCAGTCCAGGGTGCACAGCTCTAGgatctccccaaatcctaacctcCTAACCATTAATGGGGAAGTGCGACTAGGGGCAACTGTACAGTGTCCACTCAATGTCAGTGGTTTGTCTGAGAGCTCCAAAAAGAAATGCACTTgtaaagtatttagaccccttgactttttccacattttgttacgttaaagtcttattctaaaattgattaaaaagaaaacatcctcatcgatctacacacaatacaccataatgacaaatcaaaaacagttttttttaaaagatatgtttgcaaatgtataacaaaaaaaaatggaaatatcacatttccataagtattcagaccctttgttcagtactttgttgaagcacctttggcaacgattacagcctcaagtattcttgggtatgacgctacaagcttgtcacacctatatttattttttattttacctttattttactaggcaagtcagttaagaacaaattcttattttcaatgacggcctaggaacagtgggttaactgcctgttcaggggcagaacgacaccttgtcatctcggggatttgaacttgcaaccttccggttactagtccaacgctctaaccactaggctaccctgctgccccagggggcctctcccattcttctctgtagatcctctcaagctttgtcaggttggatggggagcgttgctgcacagctattttcaggtgttgCCAGAGACGTTTtatcgggttcatgtccgggctttggctgggccactcaaggacattcagagacttgtccacgaagccactcctgcgttgtcttggctgtgtgcatagggtcattgtcctgttggaaggtgaaccttcgcctcagtctgacgtcctgagcgctctggagcaggttttcatcaaggatctctctgtactttgctctgttcatctttccctcaatccagactagtttcccagtccctgccgctgaaagacatccccacagcatgatgctgccatcaccatgcttcacagtagggatggagccaggtttcctccagatgtgacgcttggcattcaggccaaagtgttcagtcttggtttcatcagaccagagaatcttgtttttcatggtctgagagtgggCTGTGatgtggcttttactgaggagtggcttctgtctggccactctaccataaaagcctgattggtggagtgctgcagaacctgtccttctggaaggttctcccatctccacagaggaactctggagctttatcagagtgaccatcgggttcttggtcacctccctgaccaaggcccttcttccccaatttctcagtttggccgggaggccagctctaggaagagtgacTTTATTATGCTTGGGCATCATCACTTAATTATACCATgacattgttgaatactcgtttctaattggcttgaagggcattctagaatgtGCATTATTATGTAAGCAATAATGcacgggggggtgtggtatatggccaataaaccACGGCTATGGGCTGTTCTTAGCACGACACAATGtggggtatattggccatatacctcaAACCCcctaggtgccttattgctattataaacctGTTACCAACTTAataagagcagtaaaaataaatgttttgtcatacccgtggtatacggtctgatataccacggctgtcagccaatcagaaccacccagtttataaataagGGATAATCAACGTGGAGCTATGCGTTCTCTGGAGAAAAAGTGTATGATATGGAAGGTGTATTCCACGACACGCTAGGGGAGTGGAACTAACCTTTCAAGGAGttacattattttccagagaacacatAGTGCCCCAAGTTGATTATCtattttataccatggctataatttaacacatttgcagctagaaatgtgttcatttgcaggaataaatgtgttcaacatctACTGAAATAATTAGCAAGTtcactagatagctacagtagttgccttggtaaccaaacaaacagacttactagtttagctaaccaaccCATTAGTCCTTGCTCGCTATTATGAAAATAGATTTCAGCAATGCCAATAACTTCAATTTGACCTTTGCTTCCAAATGCAgctcgttgattatcccttacgtATACAATGAGGGAGAAGGTAACATGATGGTTATTTCCTGGACATATCACAGTGCAGCCTCATGGCCACTAGATGTCACTGTTGCACAAAGAATCCCTCTTGTTGATGAAGCCCATCTTTTTTTCAAGTTTTTCCAACCCACAGAAAGCACACAAGTACTAAGTTGTTATTTATTCACTGAGACTTTTGTACACTGCCCAtattttcattaataaaatatgCCAACACTCTCGTAATATTAGTCTTACTCAACATCAGACAACACTCGCTAGATTCTGACAGTGGCTGTTTAGTAGcttttcatgtaaaaaaaaaaaagtgaatatCTGGATGCTGTCGGCTGGTTAGGTTAGTGTTTGTTTTCCTCTGCGTTAGTTAGGTTTGCATCGATGCTTTGCCCCCCTGTGGCTGTTCTATCAGAGAAAGTGTGCTATGAATGTTTCTTTGTCCTCCAGTGAGGCCCAGAGTGTAAACCCACAAGGACAGACGGTTGCCCTagggcagggatcatcaactagattcagccgcaggcAGATTTTTTCTTGAGTCGATGGTCAAGGGGCCAGAACATAATCGCAAGACgcccaaacagatatagtatttgactaaaacataatttcaaaccttgcttacatttgtatacgatcacatatcTCTATTAttcgtgggaatactttggaacagttGTTTTTACATCAAAATAACTtgggagctgatttgctggtgtttttacagtcttttatgtctaccaataaaaaatgataataaataaaataacacttTTTCGGGGGCCAAATAAAGTCACAGTGACAGGTGTATGGGTTccccgccagttggggaacctaGCCCTAGGGCTGTTACCTAGACACACAGATCATCTGCGACAGGGGCCGTGTTCCACCCATTGAAACCCCAAACCCACCTGGGGCCTGAGCTGCAGTGGTGGGGATTAAACACACACGACACACCCACAGTTTATTGTTTCCTTTTGCTACCTCTCCAGTTGCCATGGCAGTGCCCCCTGGGCATTGCCAGGCGGTCCTTGTTTTCCTGTGAGGGATTGAGAGGTTTAGAGGGCTCCGGGGATGCCCGCCTTAGGTTGGTAGTGCCAGCCTCTAACATCCGTGGTGGAGAGGCCTGGAGTGCAGTTTCTTTATCCCAGATGAACTCCCCTGGAGTGGGGTCTCCCTGTGGTTTATCAGGGGCCAACACACTGTCCCCCCATCAGCAGGAACAGGACTCCCAcctagagaggaaggagagagagaaagagaatgagaggaagataaaacagagagaggaagggatggagtggAGAAGGAGAGCGTAGAGAAGAATGAAAGCTCTGTGTAGTAGGCCTACCTTTTGTCCTTATGggaatattatatatatacactaccattcaaaagtttggcgtcacttagaaatgtccttgtttttgaaagaaaagcacattttttttgtccattataacaattagaaataaaagcttaaataaataattcactctagtattattctgacatttcacattcttaaaataaagtgttgatcctaactgacctaagacagggatttttactaggattaaatgtcaggaattgtgaaaaactgagtttagatttatttgactaaggtgtatgtaaacttccaacttcaactgtatatatatatatatatatatatatatatatatatatacacatgtaaactcagtttacatttaatcctagtaaaaattccctgtctttttaggtcagttaggatcaccattttattttaagaatgtgacatgtcagaataataatagagagaatgatttatttcagcttttatttctttcatcacattcccagtgggtcagaagtttacatacactaaattagtatttggtagcattgccttttaaattgtttaacttgggttaaatgtttcgggtagccttccacaagcttccaacaataagttgggtgaatgttggcccattcctcctgacagagctggtataactgagtcagggttgtaggcctccttgctcgcacacaccttttcaggtctgcccatacattttctataggattgaggtcagggctttgtgatggtcactctcataccttgactttgttgtccttaggccattttgccataactttggaagtatgcttgaggtcattttccatttggaagacccatttgtgaccaagctttaactgactgatgtcttgagatgttgcttcaatataattattttacatcattttcctacctcatgatgccatctattttgtgaagtgcaccagtccccccacaacatgatgctgccacccccgtgctttacggttggaatggtgttcttctgcttgcaagcttccccctttttcctccaaacataatgatgttatgtttatggccaaacagttctatttttgtttcatctgaccagaggacatttctcaaaaaaagtacgatctttgaccccatgtgcagttgcaaaccgtagtctggcttttttattgaggatttggagcagtggcttcttccttactgagcggcctttcaggttgtgtcgatataggactcgttttactgtggatatagatacttttgtacctgtttcctccagcatcttcacaaggtcctttgctgctgttctgggattgatttgcacttttcgcaccaaagtactttcatctccagaacgcgtctccttcctgagcggtatggcggctgcgtggtcccatggtgtttatacttgtgtactattgtttgtacagatgaacgtggcaccttcaggcgtttgggaattgctcccaaggatgaaccagatttgtggaggtccacaatttttttctgaggtcttggctgatttctttacatttttccatgatgtcaagcaaagaggcgctgagtttgaaggtaggccttgaaatacttccacaggtacacctccaattgacattaatgatgtcaaatagcctatcagaagcttctaaagccatgacataattttctggaattttccaagctgtttaaaggcacagtcaacttggtgtatgtaaacatctgacccactggaattgtgatacagtgaattataaatgaaataatctgtctgtaaacaattgttggaaaaatgacttgtgtcatgcac encodes the following:
- the exog gene encoding nuclease EXOG, mitochondrial, whose protein sequence is MAGNVKFFRFVGGYVCGAAVTTGSCVAVMKLYKDEDTEDQREPEKVPQAQQEIGRYGFPLTGAEIRYYANHTLSYNQAMKTPRWVAEHLSHEKLLGKADRKHCKFKPDPSIPEPFTAHNADYLGSGWSRGHMAPAGDNKTSEQSMAETFYLSNIVPQNYENNAGYWNRLEMYCRDLAKRFDDVWVISGPLVLSEEGADGKKTVSYQVIGKDDVAVPTHLFKVILVGKEQSASGNLTNNQSVSETLALGAFVVPNQPIGFKRPLTDFQVSLSELEKISGLTFFPKVERTTPSLPNLCDRDSCQLMDFKDFTLYLTARKVGSARTTVKLEKSMAELKEQGIAPDDYVLKLYQEKKKELENKEHNLAHLP